From Streptomyces sp. HUAS MG91, the proteins below share one genomic window:
- a CDS encoding EamA family transporter, with protein MHGSQGSQGPTGAQESRETAGRGFGLGLALVSALAFGGSGVAAKPLIEAGLDSLHVVWLRVAGAALVMLPVAWRNRALVRERPLLLAGFGLLAVAGVQACYFAAISRIPVGVALLIEYLAPALVLGWVRFVQRKPVTRAAALGVVLAVGGLACVVEVWSGLSFDVLGLLLALGAACCQVGYFVLSDQGSDADADGRAVPDPLGVIAYGLLVGAALLTVVARPWGMDWSVLAGSADMNGTAVPAWLLLCWIVLLATVVAYVTGVVSVRRLSPQVAGVVACLEAVIATVLAWIMLGEHLSAPQLFGGAVVLVGAFIAQSSKTAAPPAAVEPETVLSSSKSPV; from the coding sequence ATGCATGGGTCACAGGGATCTCAGGGCCCCACGGGGGCACAGGAGAGCCGGGAGACGGCCGGGCGGGGGTTCGGGCTCGGGCTCGCCCTGGTCTCCGCGCTCGCCTTCGGCGGTTCGGGAGTCGCGGCCAAGCCGCTGATCGAGGCGGGCCTCGACTCGCTGCACGTCGTGTGGCTGCGGGTCGCCGGAGCCGCGCTCGTCATGCTGCCGGTCGCGTGGCGCAACCGCGCGCTGGTCCGCGAACGCCCGCTGCTGCTGGCCGGGTTCGGGCTGCTCGCCGTCGCCGGTGTGCAGGCCTGCTACTTCGCCGCGATCTCCCGCATCCCGGTCGGCGTCGCCCTGCTCATCGAGTACCTGGCGCCCGCGCTGGTGCTCGGCTGGGTGCGGTTCGTCCAGCGCAAGCCGGTGACCCGGGCCGCCGCGCTGGGCGTGGTCCTCGCCGTCGGCGGTCTGGCCTGCGTCGTCGAGGTGTGGTCGGGCCTGAGCTTCGACGTGCTCGGGCTGCTGCTCGCGCTCGGCGCCGCCTGCTGCCAGGTCGGCTACTTCGTCCTGTCCGACCAGGGCAGCGACGCGGACGCCGACGGGCGGGCCGTCCCCGATCCGCTCGGCGTGATCGCGTACGGGCTGCTGGTCGGCGCCGCGCTGCTCACCGTCGTCGCCCGGCCCTGGGGCATGGACTGGTCGGTCCTCGCGGGCAGCGCCGACATGAACGGCACCGCCGTGCCCGCCTGGCTGCTGCTGTGCTGGATCGTGCTGCTCGCCACCGTCGTCGCGTACGTCACCGGGGTGGTCTCCGTGCGGCGGCTCTCGCCGCAGGTGGCCGGAGTGGTGGCCTGTCTGGAGGCGGTCATCGCGACCGTGCTCGCCTGGATCATGCTCGGGGAACACCTGTCGGCGCCGCAGCTGTTCGGCGGTGCCGTGGTGCTGGTCGGGGCGTTCATCGCGCAGTCGTCGAAGACGGCCGCGCCACCCGCGGCCGTCGAGCCGGAAACCGTGTTGTCCTCGTCGAAGAGTCCTGTCTAG
- a CDS encoding Clp protease N-terminal domain-containing protein, with protein MQSSLPSGADACGHLPPDPDDAPLSDELALVVAGARRRAVRDGDRQVDSAHLLHSLLETDPDVRAAFADGGQVARLLGYLVQRSIGYGLQWQGTVEDSGAVPVVRGGVPAWSPVAAAAMEAGARRAAARGDERARGVDVLAALATDGESRAVEVLGRAGVDVDGLRRRLN; from the coding sequence GTGCAAAGCTCTCTCCCGTCCGGCGCCGACGCGTGCGGCCACCTTCCGCCCGATCCCGACGACGCCCCGCTCAGCGACGAGCTGGCCCTGGTCGTCGCGGGGGCCCGGCGGCGTGCGGTCCGGGACGGGGACCGGCAGGTCGACTCCGCGCATCTGCTGCACTCCCTCCTGGAGACCGACCCGGACGTGCGCGCGGCCTTCGCCGACGGCGGGCAGGTGGCCCGGCTGCTCGGCTATCTCGTCCAGCGCAGCATCGGCTACGGGCTCCAGTGGCAGGGGACCGTGGAGGACTCCGGGGCCGTGCCCGTGGTGCGCGGTGGCGTCCCCGCCTGGTCGCCCGTCGCGGCCGCCGCGATGGAGGCGGGCGCCCGGCGGGCCGCCGCGCGCGGTGACGAGCGGGCGCGCGGCGTCGACGTGCTGGCCGCGCTCGCGACGGACGGGGAGTCGCGGGCCGTCGAGGTGCTCGGCCGGGCCGGAGTGGACGTCGACGGACTGCGCCGGCGGCTGAATTAG
- a CDS encoding SRPBCC family protein, protein MAEVSAEARIEAPAEKVWAKLTDFSVYGEWNATHTSFPKGPPASLEVGGQFEENMKLMGFPAEVTWTVEDLADTRTLAIRGKGPMGVNVGTRYTLTADGDATTVRVDGEFTGAAVSLMAGKLKDSATAALNESLRKLAGLVT, encoded by the coding sequence ATGGCCGAAGTCAGCGCGGAAGCACGCATCGAGGCACCGGCCGAGAAGGTCTGGGCCAAGCTCACCGACTTCTCCGTGTACGGAGAGTGGAACGCCACCCACACCAGCTTCCCGAAGGGTCCCCCGGCCTCGCTCGAAGTGGGCGGTCAGTTCGAGGAGAACATGAAGCTCATGGGCTTCCCTGCCGAGGTCACCTGGACCGTCGAGGACCTGGCGGACACCCGCACGCTGGCGATCAGGGGCAAGGGCCCGATGGGCGTGAACGTCGGCACGCGCTACACCCTGACCGCGGACGGCGACGCGACGACGGTCCGCGTCGACGGGGAGTTCACGGGCGCGGCCGTCTCCCTGATGGCGGGCAAGCTGAAGGACTCGGCGACGGCGGCGCTCAACGAGTCGCTGCGCAAGCTGGCCGGCCTGGTGACATGA
- a CDS encoding PadR family transcriptional regulator encodes MRTHGHDHGHGHYGPGRHEGRPGFEGGPGFEGRRAFGPFGPGFGPGPGGPWGGRGGRGGGPRGRARRGDVRASILALLKDRSMHGYEMIQEIAERSGGAWKPSPGSVYPTLQLLEDEGLIASASEGGKKLFSLTDAGRTAAEEGPEAPWEEAGRGVDWEAMNEIRQAGFGLMEAFGQVWKTGSKGQREKALAVINDARKKLYLILADED; translated from the coding sequence ATGCGTACCCACGGACACGACCACGGACATGGACACTACGGACCCGGCCGTCACGAAGGCCGGCCCGGATTCGAGGGCGGCCCCGGCTTCGAGGGCCGGCGGGCGTTCGGACCCTTCGGGCCCGGCTTCGGCCCCGGCCCCGGCGGCCCCTGGGGCGGTCGCGGCGGTCGCGGCGGCGGCCCGCGCGGCAGGGCCCGGCGCGGCGATGTGCGCGCCTCGATCCTGGCGCTGCTCAAGGACCGCTCGATGCACGGCTACGAGATGATCCAGGAGATCGCCGAGCGCAGCGGCGGCGCGTGGAAGCCGAGCCCCGGCTCGGTCTACCCGACGCTCCAGCTGCTGGAGGACGAGGGCCTGATCGCCAGCGCCAGTGAGGGCGGCAAGAAGCTGTTCTCGCTGACCGACGCGGGCCGCACCGCCGCCGAGGAGGGCCCCGAGGCCCCCTGGGAGGAGGCCGGCCGCGGCGTCGACTGGGAGGCCATGAACGAGATCCGGCAGGCCGGCTTCGGCCTGATGGAGGCGTTCGGCCAGGTCTGGAAGACCGGCAGCAAGGGGCAGCGCGAGAAGGCCCTCGCCGTCATCAACGACGCGCGCAAGAAGCTGTACCTGATCCTCGCCGACGAGGACTGA
- a CDS encoding PhzF family phenazine biosynthesis protein — protein MRIRIVDAFTSRPFAGNPAGVLLLDAFPDDAWLQNVAKEVNHAETAFAHPLPEGGDADWALRWFTPATEVAMCGHATLATAHVLHSTGTTKGPVRFATHSGVLVATPHEDGSLTLDFPTAPLTEEPVPDGLAEALGARPLSVRDTGPSVGDLLVELPDERTVLALAPALKALGAHSTRGVIATAPAEDPARGYDFVSRCFFPNVGVDEDPVTGSAHTALAPFWAERLGRTELTGLQASARTGLVRVALRGERTLLTGSAVTVIDGELNSRP, from the coding sequence ATGCGGATTCGAATCGTGGACGCCTTCACCTCCCGCCCCTTCGCCGGCAACCCCGCCGGCGTCCTGCTCCTCGACGCCTTCCCCGACGACGCCTGGCTGCAGAACGTGGCCAAGGAGGTCAACCACGCCGAGACGGCCTTCGCGCACCCGCTGCCCGAGGGCGGCGACGCGGACTGGGCCCTGCGCTGGTTCACGCCCGCCACGGAAGTGGCCATGTGCGGTCACGCGACCCTCGCGACGGCGCACGTCCTGCACTCCACGGGGACCACGAAGGGGCCGGTCCGGTTCGCCACCCACAGCGGAGTTCTCGTGGCCACGCCGCACGAGGACGGCTCCCTCACCCTGGACTTCCCGACGGCTCCGCTCACCGAGGAGCCGGTGCCCGACGGACTCGCCGAGGCGCTCGGCGCCCGGCCGCTCTCGGTGCGCGACACCGGCCCCTCCGTCGGCGACCTGCTGGTCGAACTCCCCGACGAGCGCACGGTCCTGGCCCTCGCCCCGGCCCTCAAGGCGCTCGGCGCGCACTCCACGCGCGGGGTCATCGCCACCGCGCCCGCCGAGGACCCGGCGCGGGGCTACGACTTCGTGTCGCGCTGCTTCTTCCCGAACGTCGGCGTCGACGAGGACCCGGTGACCGGCAGCGCGCACACCGCGCTCGCCCCGTTCTGGGCCGAACGCCTCGGCCGCACCGAGCTGACGGGCCTCCAGGCCTCGGCCCGCACCGGCCTGGTCAGGGTCGCGCTGCGCGGCGAGCGCACCCTGCTCACCGGCTCCGCGGTGACGGTGATCGACGGTGAACTCAACAGCCGTCCCTAG
- a CDS encoding class I SAM-dependent methyltransferase, whose product MAAAERIAAELGFDKSCLPEVGRLLSAAAASKPRGTIAESGTGAGVGAAWLHSGLGDGARLVTVERDAELVRRAAGIFADDDRVSVLQGDWRLLERYAPFDVFFCDGGGKRDDAERVVSLLAPGGLLVMDDFTPSAGWPPRFEGDVDELRLFYLTHPALVATEVLTTPVSSAVVATRRSRD is encoded by the coding sequence GTGGCGGCGGCGGAGCGGATCGCGGCCGAGCTGGGGTTCGACAAGAGCTGCCTGCCCGAGGTGGGGCGGCTGCTGAGCGCGGCCGCCGCCTCGAAGCCGCGGGGAACGATCGCCGAGAGCGGCACCGGTGCGGGTGTGGGCGCCGCCTGGCTGCACAGCGGGCTCGGCGACGGGGCGCGGCTGGTCACCGTGGAGCGGGACGCGGAGCTGGTCCGTCGGGCGGCCGGGATCTTCGCCGACGACGACCGGGTGAGCGTGCTCCAGGGGGACTGGCGGCTGCTGGAGCGGTACGCGCCGTTCGACGTCTTCTTCTGCGACGGCGGCGGCAAGCGGGACGACGCCGAGCGCGTCGTCTCCCTGCTCGCCCCCGGCGGCCTGCTCGTCATGGACGACTTCACCCCGTCCGCCGGCTGGCCGCCGCGGTTCGAGGGAGACGTCGACGAGCTGCGCCTGTTCTATCTGACGCACCCGGCCCTCGTGGCGACCGAGGTGCTCACGACCCCGGTCAGTTCGGCGGTCGTGGCCACCCGGCGGTCTCGGGACTGA
- a CDS encoding type II CAAX endopeptidase family protein, whose translation MQVEPGSVAGSFPGERLSRRFLRDETLLVLGLSLGASGVSALISFVGSVTKPGGLKDQAATLNASAAPGRPWLDLAWQLFGIASALVPVALVAHLLLREGGSLRTIGFDRTRPWFDSARGAAIAAVIGSCGIAFYLAARGLGFNLTVVPEALPDVWWKYPVLILSAAQNAVLEEVIVVGYLLRRLGQLGWTPGTALVASSVLRGSYHLYQGIGGFFGNLAMGVVFAYLYRRWGRVGPLVVAHTLLDVGAFVGYALLAGKVDWLPTA comes from the coding sequence GTGCAGGTGGAACCAGGGTCGGTGGCCGGATCTTTTCCCGGCGAGCGGCTTTCACGGCGATTCCTCCGGGACGAGACACTGCTCGTTCTGGGGCTTTCGCTCGGTGCGAGTGGCGTGTCCGCGCTGATCAGCTTTGTCGGATCGGTCACCAAACCGGGGGGTCTGAAGGATCAGGCGGCGACCCTCAACGCCTCGGCGGCGCCGGGGCGTCCGTGGCTTGATCTGGCGTGGCAGTTGTTCGGGATCGCCAGCGCGCTCGTGCCCGTCGCGCTCGTCGCGCATCTTCTGCTGCGGGAGGGCGGGAGCCTGCGCACGATCGGCTTCGACCGGACCCGGCCGTGGTTCGACTCGGCGCGCGGCGCCGCGATCGCCGCCGTGATCGGCAGCTGCGGGATCGCCTTCTATCTGGCGGCGCGGGGGCTCGGGTTCAACCTCACCGTGGTGCCCGAGGCGCTGCCCGACGTGTGGTGGAAGTACCCGGTGCTGATCCTCTCGGCGGCGCAGAACGCCGTCCTGGAGGAGGTCATCGTCGTCGGGTATCTGCTGCGCAGGCTGGGGCAGTTGGGGTGGACGCCCGGCACGGCGCTCGTCGCGTCGTCCGTGCTGCGCGGCTCGTACCACCTGTACCAGGGCATCGGCGGGTTCTTCGGGAACCTCGCGATGGGCGTCGTCTTCGCGTATCTGTACCGGCGGTGGGGGCGGGTCGGGCCGCTGGTCGTGGCCCACACCCTGCTGGATGTCGGCGCGTTCGTCGGATACGCGCTGCTCGCCGGGAAGGTGGACTGGCTGCCCACCGCCTGA
- a CDS encoding substrate-binding and VWA domain-containing protein, with protein sequence MGRHSSMPDEYGTATADRRPRSRGRTVAIATALVLVVAAGTAVALRSDLLHLGGSCGKTVHLSVAASPDIAPALRAAATHARDQELTSDGACIDVAVSARDSYKVADTLRSGKGGEDFQVWVPDAELWIKRVEQNDKATSVSTTGTVATSPIGVGMVASAAKSFGFPEKKYGWTELAGAAFQDNKLRLGAADPARSATGLLALTRLATASAKSGDDGTQAAAMAKILSHRTSDSDGQLMDTVARDESGTENGNPKRNEALVLSEQAAFAHNAEVGDSGALDLFYPKDGSPELSYPFTLVDESSLSTEESRAAVRFMTLLNTSEGHRILSKYGFRDEDDAVVKSVAEGAGGRAPQPYDDAASEPASDEQLEQTLGMWTITVQSARVLVVVDASGSMANPAPGRAESRMEVTKASMLAALSTSFTDEDDIGLWEFATKLDGDRDYKKLVPTTRLGDRSGSGTQRERLSAAFAALQPVPDGATGLYDTTLAAYKDAKATYKKGKFNAVVVVTDGVNEDPGSISRSSLIQQLQSMTDSERPVPLIAIAVGPNTDKEEIEQIAEATGGSGHQVRDPADIQQVILKAIMEAGARTN encoded by the coding sequence ATGGGACGTCACAGCAGCATGCCCGACGAGTACGGGACGGCCACGGCCGACCGCCGACCGCGATCGCGCGGCCGCACGGTGGCCATCGCGACGGCCCTGGTCCTCGTCGTCGCGGCGGGCACGGCCGTGGCGCTCCGCAGCGACCTGCTCCATCTCGGCGGCTCCTGCGGAAAAACGGTCCATCTCAGCGTGGCCGCCTCCCCCGACATCGCCCCCGCGCTGCGCGCCGCCGCCACCCACGCCCGGGACCAGGAGCTGACCTCGGACGGGGCCTGCATCGACGTGGCCGTCTCCGCCCGCGACTCGTACAAGGTCGCCGACACCCTGCGCAGCGGGAAGGGCGGGGAGGACTTCCAGGTCTGGGTGCCGGACGCGGAGCTGTGGATCAAGCGGGTCGAGCAGAACGACAAGGCCACGAGCGTGTCGACGACGGGCACGGTCGCCACGTCACCGATCGGCGTGGGCATGGTCGCCTCGGCCGCCAAGTCCTTCGGCTTCCCCGAGAAGAAGTACGGCTGGACGGAGCTGGCGGGCGCCGCGTTCCAGGACAACAAGCTGCGCCTGGGCGCCGCCGACCCGGCCCGCAGCGCCACGGGGCTGCTCGCGCTCACCAGACTCGCCACGGCCTCGGCGAAGTCGGGCGACGACGGGACCCAGGCCGCCGCCATGGCGAAGATCCTCTCCCACCGCACGTCGGACAGCGACGGCCAGCTGATGGACACCGTCGCCCGTGACGAGTCCGGCACCGAGAACGGCAACCCCAAGCGCAACGAGGCGCTGGTCCTCTCCGAACAGGCCGCCTTCGCGCACAACGCCGAGGTGGGCGACTCCGGCGCCCTCGACCTCTTCTATCCCAAGGACGGCTCGCCGGAGCTGAGCTACCCCTTCACCCTGGTCGACGAGTCCTCCCTGAGCACGGAGGAGAGCCGCGCCGCCGTCCGCTTCATGACGCTGCTCAACACCTCCGAGGGCCACCGCATCCTGAGCAAGTACGGCTTCCGCGACGAGGACGACGCGGTGGTGAAGTCGGTCGCCGAGGGCGCCGGCGGCCGCGCGCCGCAGCCCTACGACGACGCCGCCTCGGAGCCGGCCTCGGACGAGCAGCTGGAGCAGACCCTCGGCATGTGGACGATCACGGTGCAGAGCGCCCGCGTCCTCGTGGTCGTGGACGCCTCCGGCTCGATGGCGAACCCGGCGCCGGGCCGCGCCGAGTCCCGGATGGAGGTGACCAAGGCGTCGATGCTGGCGGCCCTGTCCACCTCCTTCACCGACGAGGACGACATCGGCCTGTGGGAGTTCGCGACCAAGCTGGACGGCGACCGCGACTACAAGAAGCTCGTCCCGACCACCCGTCTCGGCGACCGCAGCGGCTCGGGCACCCAGCGCGAGCGCCTCTCCGCCGCGTTCGCCGCGCTCCAGCCGGTGCCGGACGGCGCGACGGGCCTGTACGACACGACGCTCGCCGCCTACAAGGACGCCAAGGCGACGTACAAGAAGGGCAAGTTCAACGCCGTGGTCGTGGTGACCGACGGCGTGAACGAGGACCCCGGGTCGATCTCCCGCAGCAGCCTGATCCAGCAGTTGCAGTCGATGACCGACTCCGAGCGGCCCGTGCCGCTCATCGCGATCGCCGTCGGCCCGAACACCGACAAGGAAGAGATCGAGCAGATCGCCGAGGCCACCGGCGGCTCGGGCCATCAGGTCCGCGACCCCGCCGACATCCAGCAGGTCATCCTCAAGGCCATCATGGAGGCGGGCGCGCGGACCAACTGA